One stretch of Acidobacteriota bacterium DNA includes these proteins:
- the msrA gene encoding peptide-methionine (S)-S-oxide reductase MsrA has product MNHTVLRTFGIVLLVFVLPACISLGCANSRAKDKSGDSVATFAGGCFWCIESAFDDVEGVVSAVSGYTGGSFPNPTYKDVSYGKTDHLEAVQVRFDASRISYRELLDIFWRQINPTDDGGQFADRGSQYRTAIFVHDDDQRAAAEATKKAIAEGGRFDGPIVTPIVEATRFYEAEEYHQDYHVKNPTAYKRYRDGSGRTGFLQSIWGDTKPQAAGSESFVKPDDETLRRKLTPEQYRITQQAGTEYPFRNEYWDNKAAGIYVDVVSGEALFSSTDKFKSGTGWPSFTRPIDENNVVERDDFTLGGARVEVRSRAADSHLGHLFPDGPPPTGLRYCVNSGSLQFVPVKRLEAEGYGKFLSLFENDSR; this is encoded by the coding sequence ATGAATCACACTGTCCTGCGAACCTTCGGCATCGTCCTGCTGGTCTTCGTGCTTCCGGCGTGTATCTCGCTCGGCTGTGCCAATTCCCGGGCGAAGGACAAGTCGGGCGATTCCGTCGCCACGTTCGCCGGCGGCTGCTTCTGGTGCATCGAGTCGGCATTCGACGACGTCGAGGGCGTCGTCAGCGCGGTTTCCGGCTACACCGGCGGGAGCTTCCCCAATCCGACCTACAAGGACGTCTCCTACGGCAAGACCGATCACCTCGAGGCGGTCCAGGTTCGATTCGATGCCTCACGGATCTCGTATCGAGAACTTCTCGACATCTTCTGGCGACAGATCAATCCGACCGATGATGGCGGGCAGTTTGCCGACCGCGGCAGTCAGTACCGCACGGCAATCTTCGTGCATGACGACGATCAACGTGCGGCGGCCGAGGCGACAAAGAAAGCGATCGCCGAAGGAGGTCGCTTCGATGGCCCCATCGTCACGCCCATCGTGGAGGCCACCCGGTTTTACGAAGCCGAGGAATACCATCAGGACTACCACGTCAAGAATCCGACAGCCTACAAGCGCTATCGCGATGGGTCCGGCCGCACCGGATTTCTGCAGTCGATCTGGGGAGACACGAAGCCCCAGGCGGCTGGGTCGGAGTCATTCGTCAAACCCGATGACGAGACCCTCCGGCGCAAACTGACGCCGGAACAGTACCGGATCACGCAGCAAGCCGGCACCGAATACCCCTTCAGGAACGAGTACTGGGACAACAAGGCCGCCGGCATCTATGTCGACGTGGTCAGCGGTGAGGCGTTGTTCAGTTCCACGGACAAATTCAAGAGCGGCACCGGGTGGCCTAGTTTTACCCGGCCCATCGACGAGAACAACGTTGTCGAACGAGATGACTTCACGCTTGGGGGCGCTCGTGTCGAGGTTCGTAGTCGCGCGGCCGACAGCCACCTGGGACATCTCTTCCCCGATGGCCCTCCGCCGACCGGGCTTCGTTATTGCGTCAACAGTGGTTCGCTGCAGTTCGTGCCCGTCAAACGACTGGAGGCCGAAGGCTACGGCAAGTTCCTTAGCCTGTTCGAGAACGATTCCAGATAG
- a CDS encoding copper-binding protein: MRSGRSATLVGMMGLLLIVGCGEPPESSPEPVEETIVSVHASRGVVQAIEEEGARLIIAHEEMPDFMDAMTMPFDVGDPDESAGLAVGDKIGFELVMATKRSYVRNIQPLPTETELSLAP; encoded by the coding sequence ATGCGTTCGGGTCGTAGCGCAACGCTTGTTGGAATGATGGGTCTTCTTCTGATCGTCGGTTGCGGCGAGCCGCCTGAATCGTCCCCGGAACCGGTCGAAGAGACGATCGTGTCGGTCCACGCCTCCCGAGGCGTTGTCCAGGCCATCGAGGAAGAGGGGGCCCGGTTGATCATCGCTCACGAGGAGATGCCGGACTTCATGGACGCCATGACGATGCCGTTCGACGTCGGCGACCCGGATGAGAGCGCCGGTTTGGCGGTCGGTGACAAGATCGGATTCGAGCTTGTCATGGCCACAAAACGTTCCTATGTCCGCAACATTCAGCCGCTTCCAACGGAAACGGAGCTCTCGCTGGCTCCCTGA
- a CDS encoding DUF6370 family protein, giving the protein MKKIGLLAMILGLVISGAAIAGDAEVVTIEGKVMCAKCALHEEGREKCQNVLAVESDDADTVYYYLAANETNAEFGEVCMATPSVRVTGTVEEKDGKNWLVATVIEPVEAS; this is encoded by the coding sequence ATGAAGAAGATTGGACTGCTTGCGATGATTCTCGGTCTCGTGATTTCCGGCGCGGCGATTGCCGGCGACGCCGAGGTCGTGACGATCGAAGGCAAGGTGATGTGTGCGAAATGTGCCCTTCACGAAGAGGGTCGCGAGAAATGCCAGAACGTCCTCGCCGTCGAGAGTGACGACGCCGATACCGTCTACTACTACCTGGCAGCGAACGAGACCAACGCCGAGTTCGGCGAGGTCTGCATGGCGACGCCGTCCGTTCGTGTGACGGGAACTGTCGAAGAGAAGGATGGCAAGAACTGGTTGGTCGCCACCGTGATCGAGCCCGTCGAAGCGTCCTGA
- a CDS encoding YceI family protein, whose protein sequence is MKKTIPAYGLWCFGLTMLVLSGVGCSNPASNAPDAEVGDAVSVSDSNRGEAPTGFTYVIDETSTIEFVGAKVTGIHDGGFDSFDGSIKLIADDPTQSSIELNIDATSIWTDNEKLTGHLKSPDFFEVETYPTAVFQSTSIVAAEDGGFDVTGNLNLHGVEKSITFPATIVLGHGTVTATAEFSIKRFDFGIVYPGAKDNLIKDEVLIRFNLTATPAT, encoded by the coding sequence ATGAAGAAAACGATACCTGCCTACGGTCTGTGGTGCTTCGGTCTGACAATGCTGGTTCTGAGTGGGGTCGGTTGTTCGAACCCGGCCTCGAACGCCCCCGACGCGGAGGTCGGCGACGCGGTGTCGGTGTCGGATTCGAATCGCGGTGAAGCGCCAACCGGATTCACCTACGTCATCGACGAAACCTCGACCATCGAGTTCGTGGGGGCCAAGGTGACCGGGATCCACGATGGCGGTTTCGACTCGTTCGATGGATCGATCAAACTGATCGCAGACGACCCGACCCAGTCATCCATCGAGTTGAACATCGATGCGACCTCGATCTGGACCGACAACGAAAAGCTGACGGGACATCTAAAGAGCCCCGATTTCTTTGAAGTCGAGACCTACCCGACGGCCGTCTTTCAATCCACGTCCATCGTTGCCGCCGAGGACGGTGGATTTGACGTTACCGGCAACCTGAATCTACATGGCGTCGAGAAGAGCATCACGTTTCCGGCGACGATCGTTCTCGGTCATGGCACGGTGACCGCGACGGCCGAATTCTCGATCAAGCGGTTTGATTTCGGCATCGTCTATCCCGGTGCGAAGGACAACCTGATCAAGGACGAAGTGCTGATTCGCTTCAACCTGACCGCGACGCCGGCAACCTGA
- a CDS encoding serine protease, protein MSVLCATRISRFVFLVPLVLFLTVSGDVEAQTKVGNIYPIELNDAVDYTGSPDGSLRLAWEHTLTYPGATYMAAHFRNFQLAPGDYLEVSDADGRQSYRLDGRGKLDAGTFWGQHVKGSTLTLRLWVRNPSGAQGFQIDEFAAGFEDIGSVETQAICGSDDKENAVCYESSHPVEYDKARAVVRLLINGGGLCTGWMVSPDDLMVTNEHCITTNSDALNTDYEFMAEAPNCSDFNCQLCHDGVVFSGGTLIQDNAGLDYALVQITSGNPAATYGYLEIDDRAAIVGEEIYIPQHPGGRAKELGIFSSDGSDTGGICRVFSTTRPPCSGSGYNDVGYYCDTEGGSSGSPVLARDSHKVIALHHCANCPNRGVPINLVYAEIEQFLCADRPSRLVAAATVTGDNEVLLEWNDADVVGVIEYVVERSRTQGGPYEIIATLPDTSPGVAGGADMSFLDTDVSGGATYYYVVSGSDGGSCVSDPSPEVSALATGSCTLEPIFGGVGSVSNAAEIACTLNLSWSLAIDECGGPVVYNVYRGLGGSFIPSPSNRIATHWAGSSFTDFDQLISGGIYAYVVRAVDLANGVEDDNLNLLAGSPTGPGGGACTTVSVCEDNPFVDVEPEASTECVNSGFQLSAVTTGGSGDFAYQWLRDGVPVPGATGASYTPVLTGPHAYNVQVTAATCVDAIFDGSDSQITMVDAPFFDGVELVDNAHSETCGVDLSWNAATGVCAGPIRYFVYRDTDSPVQLTAENLVAAGISGTSFTDSADLVTGETFHYRVQAQDASTGGFDGNVVEKSAFADGPGSGPNAVLNYDFEDASDISDWTVTTGPGLHTCGEWAQSTDSARRPSGGSGNFAIADNQCNPLFSRTSTTMTSPAVPVTLANMTSVTLEFDMWYDDDGAESGSVEVFNGSSWQTVWQDAGSDVNASQVMDVTAEAAGNNAFQVRFDYQDATQDRWFSVDDVQVIAHVEVACSTADAQPPSVPDGDNGTQPIRAERLDTNGDALQVNWDASTCGSSSYNLLFGSLSDVSSMGIGGSACALGGSGSYGWNAVPAGDLFFLVVGSDGNGTEGSWGVDGGGGERGGFAASGQCGATTKSSTDSCR, encoded by the coding sequence ATGTCGGTCTTGTGCGCCACCCGTATCTCCAGGTTTGTCTTCCTCGTTCCGCTGGTCCTGTTTCTGACCGTCAGCGGCGACGTCGAGGCCCAGACCAAGGTCGGCAATATCTACCCCATCGAGTTGAACGATGCGGTGGACTACACCGGCAGTCCCGACGGCAGCCTTCGACTGGCGTGGGAGCACACCCTGACCTACCCGGGTGCTACGTACATGGCAGCTCACTTCAGGAACTTCCAGCTGGCGCCCGGCGATTACCTGGAGGTGAGCGACGCCGACGGTCGTCAGTCCTATCGCCTCGACGGCCGCGGCAAACTCGATGCAGGAACGTTCTGGGGGCAGCACGTCAAGGGATCGACGTTGACCCTCAGACTCTGGGTCCGCAACCCATCCGGGGCGCAGGGATTTCAGATCGATGAGTTCGCGGCAGGATTTGAGGACATCGGTAGTGTCGAGACCCAGGCGATCTGCGGAAGCGACGACAAGGAGAACGCCGTCTGCTACGAGTCGTCGCATCCCGTCGAATACGACAAGGCTCGCGCCGTGGTTCGATTGCTAATCAACGGTGGAGGGTTGTGTACCGGTTGGATGGTTTCACCCGACGATCTCATGGTGACCAACGAGCATTGCATCACGACCAACAGCGACGCACTGAACACCGACTACGAGTTCATGGCAGAGGCGCCGAACTGCTCCGACTTTAATTGTCAGCTTTGCCACGACGGAGTCGTCTTTAGCGGCGGCACGCTGATCCAGGACAACGCAGGCCTGGACTACGCGTTGGTTCAGATCACCAGCGGTAATCCGGCGGCGACCTACGGTTATCTGGAGATCGACGATCGGGCTGCGATCGTCGGCGAAGAGATTTACATCCCGCAGCACCCGGGCGGTCGCGCCAAGGAGTTGGGGATCTTCAGCTCGGACGGAAGCGACACCGGTGGCATCTGCCGAGTCTTTTCCACGACGCGTCCGCCGTGCTCCGGATCCGGGTACAACGACGTGGGCTATTACTGCGACACCGAGGGGGGATCATCCGGTTCACCCGTGCTGGCACGAGACAGTCACAAGGTCATTGCGTTACATCACTGCGCCAACTGTCCGAACCGGGGTGTTCCGATCAACCTGGTCTATGCGGAAATCGAGCAGTTCCTCTGCGCCGATCGGCCGTCCCGGCTTGTTGCCGCGGCGACCGTCACCGGGGACAACGAGGTTCTTCTTGAGTGGAACGACGCCGACGTGGTCGGCGTGATCGAGTACGTCGTCGAGCGATCGCGCACTCAGGGTGGACCCTACGAGATCATCGCAACGCTTCCCGACACAAGTCCGGGCGTGGCGGGCGGTGCGGACATGAGCTTCCTGGACACCGATGTCAGTGGCGGGGCGACCTATTACTACGTTGTCAGTGGTAGTGACGGCGGGAGTTGCGTGTCCGATCCTTCTCCGGAGGTCAGCGCGTTGGCAACCGGCAGTTGCACACTTGAGCCGATCTTCGGTGGTGTCGGGTCGGTCTCAAACGCCGCAGAGATCGCTTGTACGTTGAACCTATCGTGGTCGTTAGCGATCGACGAATGTGGCGGTCCAGTGGTCTACAACGTCTATCGTGGCCTTGGTGGCTCCTTCATTCCCAGCCCTTCCAATCGAATCGCCACGCACTGGGCCGGGAGCAGCTTCACTGACTTCGACCAGTTGATCTCCGGCGGAATCTACGCCTACGTCGTGCGCGCCGTGGATCTGGCGAACGGCGTCGAGGACGATAATCTCAACTTGCTGGCCGGTTCTCCGACGGGTCCCGGTGGCGGCGCCTGTACGACGGTGAGTGTTTGCGAGGATAACCCGTTTGTCGATGTCGAGCCCGAAGCGTCGACCGAGTGTGTGAACTCAGGATTCCAACTCTCTGCCGTCACGACAGGCGGAAGCGGAGATTTCGCGTACCAATGGTTGCGCGATGGCGTGCCCGTCCCGGGAGCCACCGGTGCCAGTTACACGCCGGTGTTGACTGGGCCCCATGCGTACAACGTGCAGGTCACGGCGGCGACCTGCGTCGATGCCATCTTCGACGGCAGCGACAGTCAGATCACGATGGTTGACGCGCCGTTCTTCGACGGCGTCGAGTTGGTTGACAATGCCCATTCCGAGACCTGTGGCGTGGATCTGTCCTGGAACGCCGCAACAGGCGTCTGCGCCGGACCCATCCGCTACTTCGTCTATCGCGACACCGATAGCCCCGTTCAACTCACCGCAGAGAACCTCGTGGCGGCAGGGATCAGCGGAACCAGCTTTACCGATTCGGCGGATCTTGTGACCGGTGAGACGTTCCATTATCGAGTGCAGGCACAGGATGCCTCGACCGGTGGCTTCGACGGCAACGTTGTCGAGAAGTCCGCGTTCGCCGACGGACCGGGTAGCGGCCCCAACGCCGTGCTGAACTACGATTTCGAAGACGCCTCGGATATCTCCGACTGGACCGTCACGACGGGCCCCGGTCTTCACACCTGTGGCGAATGGGCGCAGAGTACAGACTCGGCGCGTCGCCCCAGTGGTGGCAGCGGCAATTTCGCCATCGCGGACAACCAGTGCAATCCGTTGTTCTCACGGACGTCGACCACGATGACGTCGCCAGCCGTCCCGGTCACCCTGGCCAATATGACGAGTGTGACGTTGGAGTTCGACATGTGGTACGACGACGATGGCGCCGAATCCGGCAGCGTTGAGGTCTTCAACGGGAGTAGTTGGCAGACCGTCTGGCAGGACGCCGGCAGCGACGTCAACGCGTCTCAGGTCATGGATGTTACGGCTGAGGCCGCAGGAAACAACGCATTTCAGGTCCGCTTCGATTATCAGGACGCGACTCAGGATCGCTGGTTCTCCGTCGATGACGTTCAGGTCATCGCCCACGTTGAGGTGGCTTGTTCGACGGCCGACGCCCAGCCACCGTCGGTTCCGGATGGAGACAACGGAACGCAGCCGATCCGCGCCGAACGTCTCGATACCAACGGCGACGCGCTGCAGGTCAACTGGGATGCCTCAACCTGCGGGTCTTCCTCGTACAACCTGTTGTTCGGTTCGTTGAGTGACGTCTCGAGCATGGGGATCGGCGGTAGCGCTTGCGCCCTGGGCGGATCCGGTAGCTACGGCTGGAACGCGGTGCCGGCGGGCGACCTGTTCTTCCTGGTCGTCGGCAGCGACGGCAACGGAACCGAGGGAAGCTGGGGCGTGGACGGCGGCGGCGGCGAGCGTGGCGGGTTTGCCGCTTCCGGTCAGTGTGGCGCAACGACCAAGAGCAGCACGGATAGCTGCCGCTAG
- a CDS encoding RNA polymerase sigma factor, with product MALTPDPSRTTAQIEAVVREHWGYILATLTAQVRDLQVAEDVLQDAVVAALQRWPIDGTPDNPRAWLLRAARNRAIDLFRRDRRFEDRRETLIRDFESAQAQEPDSVENPVDERLSLMFTCCHPALAGPAQVALTLRTLGGLTTSAIARAFLTPETTMAQRIVRAKTKIKAARIPYRVPPPELWPERLQAVLSVVYFIYNEGYQSASGQTLQRLDLCEEAIRLSRILVELSPHEPEASGLLALMLLHHSRRQARTNDGEQLVILEEQDRSLWDQDEIRDGDRILREALARGRPGPYQLQAAISAVHALSPSHAETDWPQIVGLYRCLHDLQPSVVVRLNEIVALSFVEGPAAALEALTAIEDEDVLQRYQPFHAARADLFRRCGRRDEAAAAYRRALELSGNDAERSFMSRRLAELDEA from the coding sequence GTGGCACTCACACCGGACCCCTCGCGGACGACCGCCCAGATCGAGGCGGTTGTTCGCGAGCACTGGGGGTACATCCTGGCGACCCTCACGGCGCAGGTGCGCGACCTGCAGGTCGCCGAGGACGTGCTGCAGGATGCCGTTGTCGCGGCACTCCAACGTTGGCCGATCGACGGCACACCGGACAACCCCCGCGCGTGGCTACTCCGTGCCGCTCGAAATCGCGCGATCGACCTGTTTCGTCGTGACCGCCGATTTGAGGATCGTCGGGAAACCCTGATCCGCGATTTCGAGTCTGCTCAGGCACAGGAGCCCGACTCGGTGGAGAACCCCGTGGACGAGCGACTCTCGTTGATGTTCACCTGCTGTCATCCGGCCCTGGCGGGGCCGGCGCAGGTGGCGTTGACGTTGCGGACGTTAGGAGGTCTGACGACCAGCGCCATCGCCCGAGCCTTTCTGACGCCCGAAACGACGATGGCTCAGCGCATCGTCCGTGCGAAGACGAAGATCAAGGCGGCCCGCATCCCCTATCGTGTGCCTCCGCCGGAGCTGTGGCCGGAGCGCCTTCAGGCGGTCCTCTCGGTCGTCTACTTCATCTATAACGAGGGCTACCAGTCGGCGTCGGGTCAGACACTGCAACGGCTGGATCTCTGCGAGGAGGCGATCCGCCTCTCTAGAATCCTGGTCGAGCTCTCGCCCCACGAACCGGAAGCCTCGGGCCTGCTGGCGCTGATGCTCTTGCACCACTCCCGTCGCCAGGCTCGGACGAACGACGGCGAGCAACTCGTCATCCTCGAGGAACAGGATCGATCGCTCTGGGATCAGGACGAGATCCGGGATGGCGACCGTATCCTGCGGGAGGCGCTGGCGAGAGGACGACCGGGACCCTACCAACTACAGGCCGCCATCAGCGCGGTCCACGCCCTCTCCCCGTCGCATGCAGAGACCGACTGGCCGCAGATCGTCGGTCTCTACCGATGCCTCCACGACCTCCAACCCTCGGTGGTCGTCCGACTGAACGAAATCGTGGCGCTGTCTTTCGTCGAGGGACCGGCCGCCGCACTCGAGGCTCTGACGGCGATCGAAGACGAGGACGTGCTACAGCGCTACCAACCGTTTCATGCCGCCCGCGCGGACCTATTCCGACGGTGCGGTCGTCGCGATGAAGCGGCCGCGGCCTACCGTCGTGCCCTCGAACTGAGCGGCAACGACGCCGAACGATCGTTCATGTCCAGACGCCTGGCGGAGCTTGACGAGGCCTAG
- a CDS encoding CPBP family intramembrane metalloprotease: MEKRPYLTSFWFLALLTFISGILAEGAHLFLVSSGFRDRLPPLLAVAIPGFLAGALFPYLVIRWVYRESLASLGIRWWTAGRRSLTWLLVTCGATFIVWLVFWAGLMALLQLAPEGNEAATTLSRNPLTMVLAGESSARLLAVLIYFAVLVGFAEELLGRGLLQNVLDRGYDKVYGKGRFTIRKSTLLAALLFGLWHTEWLQTDPLAILGSLLTSATIVMVPSLLLCVVYERTRGMLVVIVLHNFIDFSKFVAWDWMLRLF; this comes from the coding sequence ATGGAAAAGCGCCCGTATCTCACCTCGTTTTGGTTTCTGGCCCTGCTGACGTTCATCAGCGGAATCCTGGCGGAGGGGGCCCATCTTTTCCTCGTGTCCAGCGGTTTTCGTGACCGTCTTCCTCCGCTGCTGGCGGTCGCGATTCCTGGGTTCTTGGCCGGAGCCCTGTTTCCATATCTGGTGATCCGCTGGGTCTATCGGGAGAGCCTGGCCAGTCTCGGCATTCGTTGGTGGACGGCCGGTCGTCGGTCGCTGACGTGGCTGCTTGTCACGTGTGGCGCGACGTTTATCGTCTGGTTGGTCTTCTGGGCCGGACTGATGGCGCTATTGCAGTTGGCTCCCGAGGGCAACGAAGCGGCGACGACCCTCAGTCGCAATCCTTTGACCATGGTCCTGGCGGGAGAGTCGTCGGCCCGCCTGCTGGCGGTCCTGATCTACTTCGCCGTGCTGGTCGGGTTCGCCGAGGAGTTACTGGGGCGGGGACTCCTGCAGAACGTGTTGGATCGCGGCTACGACAAGGTGTACGGGAAAGGCCGCTTTACGATCCGGAAGAGCACCCTGCTCGCCGCGCTGCTGTTTGGTCTGTGGCATACCGAGTGGCTGCAGACCGACCCGCTGGCGATCCTCGGGAGTCTCCTGACTTCCGCGACGATCGTGATGGTTCCGTCGTTACTCCTCTGTGTCGTCTACGAGCGAACGAGGGGTATGCTGGTCGTCATCGTGCTGCATAACTTCATCGACTTTAGTAAGTTTGTGGCCTGGGACTGGATGCTCCGTCTGTTCTGA
- a CDS encoding YciI family protein has translation MQYLLLIYSNEHDEPRPDSPEGAAYFQEYMEFGAEVVERKLHLGGNALQPIATATTVRVRDGKAVATDGPFAETKEQLGGYYLLDCKDLDEAIECAGKIPTSRHGSVEIRPILHFD, from the coding sequence ATGCAATACCTACTCTTGATCTACAGCAACGAACACGATGAGCCCCGCCCTGATTCACCAGAAGGCGCTGCCTACTTCCAGGAGTACATGGAGTTCGGAGCGGAGGTCGTCGAGCGCAAACTGCACCTCGGCGGCAATGCGTTGCAGCCCATCGCGACCGCGACTACCGTCCGTGTGCGGGACGGCAAGGCCGTCGCCACCGACGGACCGTTCGCCGAAACCAAAGAACAACTCGGAGGTTACTATCTGCTGGACTGCAAGGATCTGGACGAGGCAATCGAGTGCGCCGGTAAGATCCCGACCTCGCGTCACGGCAGCGTAGAGATCCGTCCGATCCTCCACTTCGACTAG
- a CDS encoding GNAT family N-acetyltransferase: MTVQIQSATIDQLPAILSIYNQAVEERATGDLRPVTVDERIGWFNEHEPRRYPLRVAILETGEVVGWVSLGEYRFGRAAFRRTAEISYYVDREHRRRGIATQLIDDATGLARSLGYRTLVALLLESNDASIRLLRQHGYAEWGRMRATAIHDGHEQDHLYYGRPLDG, encoded by the coding sequence GTGACGGTTCAGATCCAGTCGGCGACGATCGACCAACTTCCCGCCATCCTGTCGATCTACAACCAGGCCGTGGAGGAGCGGGCCACAGGCGACCTCCGCCCGGTGACGGTCGATGAGCGGATCGGCTGGTTCAACGAGCACGAACCTCGGCGCTACCCGCTCCGCGTGGCCATTCTCGAGACCGGCGAGGTCGTCGGTTGGGTGAGCCTCGGCGAGTATCGGTTCGGGCGAGCCGCCTTCCGACGAACCGCGGAGATCTCGTACTACGTAGACCGGGAACATCGTCGTCGTGGAATCGCGACGCAGTTGATCGATGACGCGACAGGACTCGCGCGGTCGCTCGGCTACCGAACCCTCGTCGCGCTGTTACTGGAATCCAACGACGCGAGCATCCGACTGCTGCGGCAGCACGGGTACGCGGAATGGGGGCGGATGCGCGCCACCGCCATTCACGACGGTCACGAACAAGATCACCTGTACTACGGGCGTCCGCTCGACGGGTAA